In Syngnathoides biaculeatus isolate LvHL_M chromosome 8, ASM1980259v1, whole genome shotgun sequence, the genomic stretch aatgaaaaaagaaataatgggttccaaacctaaaaaaattggtctttttaaagcattttttttttagtttttcctgataataaactgcaaagtagaaatgcatgtatagtttaaatactttatataacaaaatagtttaattttttaaatgtttttggttcaaatgtatgctttagtagtcggGTACGCTGGACTGGGAGTGCATTTCCGTATCCgtagtgactcggcccccagcgtTGTAAAGTTTTTTCTATacataaaagtgcagaataactttaaacaagcaagttgccttctttggagccatgatttggggttaatacggtaactctcgataagaagaaaatcaAGTCACTaggaggctttactgtattctcatttttttcttgtacctCTATCCACCAGTGTCACGTGATCTTTTCAGCTGCCACCGCCCACCTCTCCCGCGAGGACCCGAGAAACACCTGACGCCCCGATCTGCTCCCTTCACACTCCCGTCCGCGTTGCCTCGGCATGGAACCCCACGGTTTCTCCTGGcgttgattttcttttggcacCCGTGCGGCTCTGCCTCGGCGGAGGCCTCGTGCAAGCTGAAAGCAAAGTTCAACTTGAGTGGTTATAAGGatgtggagaagaagaaggtcgTCATCGGCGGCATGTTTCCCGTGCACATGAGCACAACTTCCAGTGACGGCAACACTTCACGGCTGCCTGCGTCCTCAGGGTGCGAGGGGTGAGTTGAGCTCATTACGTTATCGTAACATTGCTGTATACTGtagttcaggggtgtcaaactcagttttgtcgcgggccatgttgtagttccggtttccctcagaggcccgttatgaccgtgaaaccataaaaatcgtttatcgcctcgtcatattgacacgtgaaatttatgaattacttttggaatcagtaaTGAAGGGCaatgggttttccaactattgctgatgtttggtaacataaaaacgcttgcaatacctcaagtttatgatttatgatgtgatcatttgaattttttctacagatttgagcaaaaataaaaaaaaaaaatctcaaaattttcgttcgaaaaccaatttgttcgagaacggagacgtttgagatggatggatggatggacagttacCGCAATGgcaagaatgaatgaattaccGGACGAACCCAACTGCTACagtgcaggtgtcaaactcaaggcccgggggccagatccagcccaccccatgattttacgtggcccacgtaggcaaatcatgtgccaacttccgtgattcttgttcaaatctgtaccaaaatttcaaatggtcacatcataaatcagtactcgaacgccccgtTCCGacaaaaacggaaataacataacggcCAGCTAATCCATTGTGTATAACGcggcctctgtacgcagacgtgccCCGGTAGCTACATTTCTCATgagaaatatcgattcggttttcgaacacgtcgcttctcgaaccaccttctggaacggattgtggtcgagaaccgaggttgtactgtatttacggCGTGTGTCTTTCTGTGTCGAGTTTGTAGGTTTCCTAGTCACTGCGCTGTGTGTTGACGCATCCAAACATGTTGAAATCTAACGTGGGGGTCAACCCCCCATCCCGTCCCACTCTAGAATGAATTACCGCACCTTCCGCTGGACCCAAACCATGCTGTTCGCCATCAACGAAATCAACGAGATGGACGATCTGCTGCCCGACACCGACCTGGGCTACGTCATCTACGACTCCTGCTTTACTATCTCCAAAGCCGTGGAGGGCACCCTCACGTATCTGACCGGGCAAGACGAGGCGGTGCCCAACTACCGCTGCGGTGCGGGCGCCCCCCTGGCTGCTCTCGTGGGTGCGGGGGGATCCGACCTGTCCATCGCCACTGCCAGGATCCTGGGACTCTACCATTTTCCGCAGGTACGTACAGTTAAATAATAAAGACGTGACGATACGGTGGGATTGCAAAAGTACGACGCATTCGGTCCCTGGATGCTTTGATTTGTTTGGATTTACAAGCAATGTTTCtaactgtgccctgcgattgggtggcgaccagttcagggtgtaccccgcctcctgcccgtggtcagctgggataggctccagcacgccccgcgacccttgtgaggataagcggatggatggatgtttcatatTGGAAATACAGAAATGGCTTCCAAATTCACACTCTTACCATCAAATAACTGCATGTGTGCACTTTACTTAAGGATGAAAAAGGTCACTTGTGAGCGCTAAACCGGCGTCATATTATTATATTGTCCCCCTGCTATATCACAGatctttaagactttttttaagGGTCATTGCAGACATGTCAGCAATTTAGACAGCATCCTGTTTGTATGAGTTATTGTTCCGTGTGTGTAGAAATAGTTATGTGAAGGTTTATTATTAACCTAATTTATGATCATTTTCTttcgcccatctatggcatttcacattatacAATATTAAGTTATCACAGCTTGAAGCAAACATGCGttgcctcttatttggagaTTTCCTTGCATGAGAGCGTGGGAACACTCACAACAACACCACaacgcaaaaaacaaaatgtttaaaaaaaaaaatgaaaaatgtaggtGTGTGTTTAAGTGTGTGGGAGGGGTCAAAATGtataatctcacacacacacacacacacacacacacacacacaaaaaatacccATGGGGGTTTGATTCTTTCACGGATCTGAAGTTTCATATTTCATATGCGTTCACAAAAGTTGAGTTTCCCTAAAACTTTAGTcgacccccctcaaaaaaagcaaaatttttcCGACCTCACGTTGATGGACTCATCGTTTAGGTCAGCTACTCCTCAACCTGCTCAGCCTTGAACAGCAAGTTCCAGTTCCCGACCTTCCTGAGGACCGTTCCCAACGACGAGCACCAGTCCGCCGCCATGGCCCGGCTGGTGCTGCATTTCGGCTGGACCTGGGTGGGGACCATCGCCGCAGACGACGACTACGGCAAGTACGGCATCAAAGACTTCAAGGAGGAGGTAGAAGAGGCCGGCGTCTGTATCTCCTACTCTGAAACCCTGCCGAAGGTCCGCATCTGtggttttattcatttatttatatcatgtgtgcgtgtatttatgatttttttttttttaatgaccttGTCTCAAATTTTTAGGAGAATTCTCCTGAAGACATCCAGCGAATTGTCCAAACCGTTATTGAGTCCACGGCCAAGATTATTGTAGTCTTTTCATCCGACGTGGACCTCAGTCCTCTGGTTCTTGAGCTGGTCCGGCGAAATGTGACCAACCGGACGTGGATCGCGAGTGAGGCCTGGGTCACTTCAGCTCTCATCAACCAACCCGGAGTAAGAGTCCAAAGAGTATTTTGTCACGCGGACCGACTTTATAActgtattttgacatatttgtgcCCAGGTGAGTTCTTTACTGGGGGGCACCATCGGGTTTGGGGTCAAGAGAGGCGACATTCCCGGTCTTCAGCGACACTTACTGGATCTGGACCCTTATGCCGACTCTCTCAACGAGGAATTTTGGGAGACGGTCAGTGCAAAAAGCGTGAAAGGGTTAAGTGTCGCTCAGAGACTGAGAAGTTCGAAATTGTTCTTTACTGTATTTAAGTCGATTTTCAGGTAACTGCTTATTTGTCTTATATGGAACACTTTGTGTTTGTGCTCCAAGTCACCGGAGGCAATCTGTAATGAATAGTCCCCTGTGAATTCCAGTTATCACTCATTAATATGTCGatgattatgtttttttttcccccgttgtGAAAAGTTATGAAAACTGGTAGCTGACCGCATCGGCTCTCAGCTGTTGTTAGCCGCGTAGTAGCGTCTTTTTCTTGTTGCTAAGTTGTGACGGACGATAATAGAAGCTAGCGACAAAGAACGCGAATTGTTCTAAGATAGCCTTTGAAAGCATGTATCATATTTCTAAACATAACGGCTCATGCCCACATGTTTTAAGCACCTTATTTAAAAAGTGTGGATCGGCATAACTGCATGTACAAAATTGAATATCATGGCGCTGCTATATTCTTTCTAggaatgtgcaacattaatagtTTGTTTTCGTTTTAAGAAAATAACGCAGCAGACCTTAGCAACTGTAACAATTTGAACAGTCTAAATTATGCTCCACATTTTAATGAGTTTATTAGAATTATGGAAGAGATTGATATAGACCTCTCCATGACTCACGGTAATTGGTTCCCCGATCCACTTTTGGGTCTTCCCCGCACCAGTTTAGATTCACTGGAAATAAATAACGGTAAAATTTGTTTTGACATCTCTgtcctttttttcaaaaaacatttttactgtgAAATGAATGGGGCAGcgcggtggatcaactggaaagtgtgtgcctcacagctctgaggtcccgggttcaatcccggacctgcctgtgtggcgtttgcatgttcaccccgtgcctgcgtgggttttctacgggcactccgttttcctcccacatcccaaaaacaacaacattaattggacactctaaattgcccctaggtgtgaatgtttgtctccatgtgccccccgcgattggctagcgactagttcagggtctaccccgcctcctggacgttgacagctgggataggcacaagcactccccgtgaccctcgtgaggataagcgacaaagaaaatcgatgaatggatggatggatgtgggttAAATGAGCTGGATCAAGACTTCTATTACGAAAGTCCAAAATTTTTACACAAGTGTCTGTACTTCTACTAGAGTACAGCGTTTGAGTACGTACTTCCGCCTGTTCTGGAAAGAGAAGCTACACAAAATGCCGGTACTTTGATGTATATTTGTGTCTTGCAGCTGTTCAACTGCACATTAGACTACGGTAAAGCTCTAAGAAAGGCCAAAGCGTTCAACGGGACCATTCCCGGCGGTTTGTGTACCGGTACCGAGTCCCTGGCTCAGCTCAACAACACCTACTCCGACACCTCCCAGCTGCGGATCACCTACAGGTCATCGCCGACTTGATCCGGTCTCCTGACAAATGCAGATTTTAGCAACTGTAATCATATTTTGATTACGGCGTTGTCTTATCGCAGCGTGTACAAAGCCGTGTATGCCGTTGCCCACGCCTTACACAATCTGGAGCACTGCGAGCAGGGGCGGGGGCCGTTCATCGGGATCGGTTGTGCGGACATCACCAAGTTTGAGCCGTGGCAGGTAGGAAAGAGCAAGTTTggatgtttatcctcacaagggttatgggagGAGGGTTTAGAGTCTAGACCGGCTGACTTTGGGAGGGAGGcaaggtaaaccctgaactggttgccagtaaaaaaacaaggcacatatagaaaaacaatatttcactcACTCAATTGAGAATTTAAAGGTTGCATTGCGCCTCACATGGGGAGGAAATTGgagcaccccccccaaaaaaaaaaaaaaataaatacaaaacatgacaaaacacaTGAACTCCACAGAGGAATCCCCCATGCAACCTCCAACTTCACAGCTTTAAGGCAGTTTTGCTTACCAGTCGTCCGCCGTCCAATTCACAAAATACGAAATTATGATGACATTTTGGCTCGAAGAAGAATTGATGATGCTGCAATTGATATATTGGGTAAATAAACAGCGcaaaatgtattgtatgtacCTGTCTTCTTGAGCTCATGATATAAATGTCAAAACCTGGCAGAATAAAACATGCTTTCATCGGTAAAGTTAAACCTGCGCTGGAATTTCTTCCTAGCTGATGTACTACCTGAAGAACGTGCGCTTTAAAGTGCCACACACAGACGAGGAGGTTTACTTCACCGACGGGGATGTGGCGGGATTTTACGACATCATCAACTGGGTCGTCGACGGCGACGGGGTCATATCTTACGTGACCGTCGGGCAGTACAACGGTTCCGCGGCCCCCGAGGAGAGGATGCGCTTAATGAATGATTCCATTGTCTGGAACAGTGACGCGCTGGAGGTCAGTAGCGCATTGCTCAGATGGACTTACGGTCGCATTTTGATTGTCAAGAAATGTCACCCAAGTGCATGTGCACTCTTCAGCCTCCTCGGTCAGTGTGCAGCGAGAACTGCCAGCCCGGCACCAGGAAAGGGATCCGACAAGGGGAGCCGGTCTGCTGCTTTGACTGCATCCCGTGTGCCGATGGCGAGATCAGCAACACGGCCAGTGTGTATTCTACTTCCTCCTAACATGAGTCTAAAAAGAAGTTCATCTCTGTTAATAGTCACATatctacggaagcgtattacagcaacaccccaaaaaaataataaaatagtcacatttcacattataatgtgaatcatttcacgttataacatagattcgtttcacataataatgttgaaaataataaataaataaatgtcatccCCTCTTTACcgcgcccccccccaaagatAATGACTTCCGGTTCGGGTGGGTGGAGACCTTTTAGAGTTAGATATCAAACATATACATTCCTGTATATCTACCCAGATCTTCAATAACACTCCTtcatttttactaaaaaaaaaaagtatttaagaTTGAAAAAGAAGATGCACGTTCATCAGGCTTTGCCGAATTGTCTCTGCCAGGGACCTGAACCGGATGTTATTGCTTCGAAACGATGTTTCCATTGTCTT encodes the following:
- the LOC133505080 gene encoding vomeronasal type-2 receptor 1, translated to MFPVHMSTTSSDGNTSRLPASSGCEGMNYRTFRWTQTMLFAINEINEMDDLLPDTDLGYVIYDSCFTISKAVEGTLTYLTGQDEAVPNYRCGAGAPLAALVGAGGSDLSIATARILGLYHFPQVSYSSTCSALNSKFQFPTFLRTVPNDEHQSAAMARLVLHFGWTWVGTIAADDDYGKYGIKDFKEEVEEAGVCISYSETLPKENSPEDIQRIVQTVIESTAKIIVVFSSDVDLSPLVLELVRRNVTNRTWIASEAWVTSALINQPGVSSLLGGTIGFGVKRGDIPGLQRHLLDLDPYADSLNEEFWETLFNCTLDYGKALRKAKAFNGTIPGGLCTGTESLAQLNNTYSDTSQLRITYSVYKAVYAVAHALHNLEHCEQGRGPFIGIGCADITKFEPWQLMYYLKNVRFKVPHTDEEVYFTDGDVAGFYDIINWVVDGDGVISYVTVGQYNGSAAPEERMRLMNDSIVWNSDALEPPRSVCSENCQPGTRKGIRQGEPVCCFDCIPCADGEISNTANARECVLCSGDDWSNDAHDACVPKIIEFLAFGEPLGITLIVISAFGALVTVGVAVVFVAYVNTPLVQANDALLSFCLLFSLMVTFLCSIAFLGEPQHWSCMTSQVALAMGFALCLSSLMGKTALLMLRAQAKKAARAEVKAAAKAARAAAEAAASNGGPDVIASNTANLGDVAARVKPDGLGSAHQRAMTAVATLIQALACTVWLVIFPPYPVKNTSAQNVKIILECNEGSVVFICCIFAYDILLALLAFIFAFLARKLEDHFSEAKCVTFGLLVFFIVWISFVPAYLSTRGKFMVAVQIFAILASSFGLLACVFLPKCYILLLKPERNTEEMMRPHDRQRDATSTGTSASIATAATEVNDTVASTAIDD